Sequence from the Taeniopygia guttata chromosome 18, bTaeGut7.mat, whole genome shotgun sequence genome:
AGCGTGAACTTCGGGACTCAATTTTAGGAATACATGAAAAAATCCAGACCCACGGTACTTCTTTGCCATGCACCTTCGCGTGTGCTGTTTATCCAAGGTCACACAaagttaaaagcaaaaaaagggaTATGGACTCCCTGGCCCTGTCCTGGCCACAAACCCACAACACCCGACCTACAACCACTGGGAGCACATCAGGCCACCGATTTCCAAAGTCAATAAATGGGAAACTTGCAAGTGTGATTTTCACAcggggaaaaaagacaaaaaaaaaaagagaaaaaaaaaaaaaataaaagaaaaccaaaagtttAAACAGGCCGTCGCCAAACACCGGGCCGGAATTTCACCCCGGTGTCATCCCCAGGGACTTCCAAGCCGCTCAGTGCCACCAAGCGCCGGCCGTGCAGGTGCCCGGAGCAGGGAGCCGAGGGGTTCAGGCCGCGCTCACGGCaagcccagcccggccctgcccgccccgcgctccccgggccccccgcccgggccgggctggaCCTCGCAGCACCGGGGCGATGTGACAGCCGGCGGCCCCCTGACTTCCCCGGCCCTCCTGCCTCGGCACTCACGTTCTCCCACCAGCAGGATCCGCACGTCCTTCTTCATGGCCGCGCTCGCTGCCCCCGGCCCGGGGCCGCTCacggcgggcggggcggcggcggcggcgccgctgcGGCCTGGGCTGCCCGGGTCCCCTCACGGAACGCGGCGGGCGCGCTACGGCGGCTCGCGAGGGACCTGCCGCGCGCGGCGGCTGCGCGGCGGCTGCGCGGGGCGGCGGCTGCCCCTGAGGGCgcgggcgggaggcggcggcgagCGCTGAGGGACGGCCCGGGGCGCTCGGAGCACAGCGGGATCACAGCATCACTGAGGGCGCAAAAGGCCTCCGAGATCGTCCGGTCCAACCTATGAGCCAACACCACCGTGTCAACCAGACCGCGGCACAgagtgccaagtccagtctttcCCTGAACACCCCTAGGGATGGTGACCGCACCGTCCCAGTGTGTAATCACCTATTCAGGAAATTCTTCCCAATGTTCAAACAGTGACACATTGGGTTCCCATCTGCACTGTGCTGTTAGGTGTGTTGTTGCTGTGATCCAAACCACAACAAATTGCCGGCCCTGGGCACTACAGCGTATGTGGGAAATTGGGGATACCCAGAGACTTCATGCTGTAGCTGTTGTTTTCCCAGATGAACCAGCAAAGGACACCTCAATACTAAGAAGGCAGCGGCTTTGGCAATCCCAGGAAAGCTACCCCAGCCTTGGAGATGCTGAAAGACACACTCCTGGGATCATACAAAACTGCATTTAGGCCATCAGAGTGGTCAGTGGCAGCAGAGAGTAACTCAAGTGAGCATAGCTCTGTCAATTACTTTAGAAGACATGGCGCTTCATTCCATTAAATGAGATAGTTGAATCCCACACGCTTTATTCACAATAAACTATTTATTTTGTCAATTCTGGAATGCCACAGTCTTCGTGAAAAAGCCTTTGCTTCTTGGGAATGCTGTTTTCAGTTTGCGTGCATGAAGCAGTGGATCTCCCAAAAATCAAGTTCTCTGTAGGTTTTGTGGGACCTCAGCTCTGATCCCCCACAGGCAACTGAGAACATCCTGCTTTGTCTCAGGTTTGCTGGCAAGACCAGATGGTCCTTCCCATGACAAAGTCCTGTTTGCAGGCCCTTTAAAAGGCACTAAAGTGACGATTTATTAGCTGGTATAAACAAACACACCTGAGCATCTGCATCCACAAGCATGCCCATGGTCACCCCAGCACCAGGACTGACAACCCTTTGGCCAATGCAAGACTAAAATATGGTTCCAGTGAAATTATGTTCTTCTGGCACACCTCCTTGAAGTGTCAGGTCCTCAAATCCAAACCTATTTCCTAGTTAGGGCCTACCCTAGAGGGAAAGATTTTCATACCTAATATCAGTGAAATTCTTACCCTCTGAGCATTCCTTAGTCAATCAGATCTGTCTAAAGAAAATTCACTTGACAGAAAGTAACGGCATCGTctgttttcctgtattttttatatCAATGTAGGAAAAATGAGGTCAATGAGAAAGACTATCCCCAACATTAGAACTTCCTAAGTACATTCTTTCCTAGGAATATCCTGGGAGTACTTAAAGCTGCTTGAGAAACCCACCTGACTCCCACAAGGGGTGGTTACTGCCTTTAGCATAGGCTGGAATTGCTTTAATGAAGTATGGCTAGACCAGAGCACAGTGTGAGGAGAAGCAGAGCAGACAGAAAGTATCAGTTGCTGATTCCCAGGAAAACCTGAGTAGTTATGCATTCATTCCTTGGTACACTCCTGTGCTAAACATCTGAGGCTTTTATAGAAACTCTGCAGTCATTGGCAAAAGTGTCCCTGTTATCAGCAGGCTTTATCTCCTGTTTGGCTGACTTATAGTTAAAGACCCATTCCTTTCTAGAGTATACAGCCAGAAAGCAGGGTAGAGAGGATGTGAGGTATTGATTTCAAAGGTGTGCAGAAGAATTTCTTTGTCAGCGATAGAGTAAAATGACACAGTCTTCTTCTCTAGCTCCATGAAAACTCCAACCTTCAGTGGTTTGTCCTTGTGTAATAATGTTTCTTGATCCTTATGCCACACTGATAGCTGTTTTTTAGGACCCAGCCATTCTACACACCAGGAACGCTCAGTTCTTCCCAATTTGTCCCTTTTACCAATCATTCCATGAGCAACTCCAACAGCCCATCCATCACTGTCCTTGGTAATCACTTCCCAGTAGTGGCACCCAGTAGAGAAGCCCTGTGAGCACATGACTTGGCTGATGCAGAATCTTTTGGGGGATGGCTGATAACTGGTGGGATGGCTGGAAACCATCACTCTCCtgttctgggctgtgagtgccaaGCGCTCGTGTACTCTTGTGGGATCAAAAGTCACATCATCTGCCCCTGgaagacagaaaggaaaatattctcaCATGcaggcaacaaggctggtgtatccctgctccaaaagagaaatgaaacCCTAAACCTGAATCAAACCATAAACCTGAATCAAAGTCCAAAAATCCTTAACCAAGCACTATCAACTGTATCCTGGGCATACAGAAACATTTAACAGGCACAACTGTGTAAATATCCATGACAGACTCATATGCACTCCAGTGGAAAGGTGAAAGTACCCTGCACCCTAAAAGATGGGTTTTATTCCTAGCcacaatctttttttaaaaaattacctttttgtCAATAATAAATGGGATGCTTACCTTCATAAAGCTCACAGTCATATGTTCACTAGGACAAGTTCTTACATATTTTATCaacaaaaacatttgttttctgtgttaaGCTACAGCTGTAGTAGAGGATgttgattgcaaaaatatttctgtcaaaatGATACAGAATTCAAGTAACAAGTGGAATAATTAGAGCTTAACAGCAAAGATCAGGGAGGTGCAGTAACTGCCTGTACACCAGCTCAGACTCCACAGCCAGCACAAGCTACCACACAGCTTACACAAAACAGGTTTCTCATCTCTTTTTTATCCCATATCCAGAGTCAGGTTCAATGTTACATTATGTATCAGTAACTGATTCATTCACGGCAACTCCACTGTGTTTCCATGCTTCAGTAAACAGCCACGTTTCCTGCTGTTGTTGGCAAGGACAGTTTTCTTCAGCAAATCCAGTCTCAGGGTCACCTGGATGTTGTTAAGAGTCCTGCTGGCTTGGATACTTACACTGAGAAAAGTGGCTGGAAATGGCTGGTTCAGGACACTCAGCCACAAGCTCTGGAGGTGATGAGCTGACACTTGGCTCCTGGTAGAAGTCTGGAGACTGCactaaatacaaaaataagTGACATGTTAAGGCATTTCTTCCAAATGCACAGAGGAAGCATTAAAGCTTCTAAAGGAAAACACACCTTAAATAAACCCAGCCATTTATTCAAGTGCAAAACAAGGAGCTGCGTTTTTTGATGGTATAAATTACAAAGAACACGTAGGCAAACATTTTTACCTAAAATTAACAAAACACTCTTTGCTGGTGTGGTCAGAAGGGAACTGTCAGAAGAGTGAGACGGGTAAAGCAGTTGGATCATTCTATGCAGATAAAGCAGTTTCTGTCATAAAAATTTTTACAGTGTTCTTCAGTTTTTTGCTGAGTATCATGCTTCTTGTTTTATTTGCACATACATTTCATAAGCACAAAATCATTTTTTACTCTATTTGCTTGATCCACTGCCTTTAAGAAAAAGATTTCAAAATACGGGAAACTCACCTGGTGGGAGTTGCTGAGCATAATTCTCCAAGAGTAAAATTTCCAACTTTCTCTTAAGATCTTCTACAGCACTTTTGACAATATTAAGCTTTTCATCaagtgtaattttatttattgtcaAAGGTGAGCCTTCATACATCTGTCTCTCACATAAGTCTCtctaataatgaaaaaagaatcAAGGGAAAGATGTAATCAGCAGCAATTATTTAATCTCTCAGATGAGAATATAATATAAAGCCTGATTAGAAAACGAGCAGTGATCTCTCCAAGAATCTTATTCTTTTTATCAAAAGTTTCCTTTATAGGACAGCTACCTCAGCAAACCAACCTGAAATCTCATAGAAAATAGCAAAGGAtattcttattaaaaaataaaaagactgtGTTTTCCCCAAGAAAATCAAGAATGcaactaatttttcttttatatatatattacaacTTCCTTAAGTGTTCATATGAATACACAAAGTTACTCTTTTTTAAACTTCCTTCTTCTTCTAgaaccaaaaccagaaatttgAAAATGTATTAGTGTGAGGAATGGGTAAACCTAGTTTGCCTAAATTTAGCAATTGTGGAAATCTGCATCTGAAGTTGCTCTGTTAGTCTGTGCGTAAAGTCTGTAGGAGGAAACAGCCTTTTGGAGGCTGGATTAATCTCCTTTGCAGGTGGATATGTCAAGTAGGCCAGATAACACTGAAAGTACCCATTTGTCCTCACTGCCTGTAATCAGGTGAATTCCAATGCAGGCACCTGTGTCTGGATCCTGGAAGTCAAATTCTGTCTCACAGCACTGCCCCACCCAGAGAGCCCCACTCCAAATTCCTGCTGGTTAACTTGCATCACTTGGCACTGTTGTTTTCAACATCAAAACGGGCTCTACACAATCTGAAGTACTTTAACTGCATCTTTTGAGGGTCCTTGATGTGTTTTCCTCAAGAAAACGgttacaaaatatttaataactCTGTGAGTTTTTAAACTTGCATACCTGTGTGTAAATACaaattctggaaaataaaaagatcatGAAAGATCTTGACTTTAGATTTGACTGAGGACTGGCTTTCAGCACTGCACTCCCACTTCATTCCAGCTCACCAATATCCTTGGAAAAAATCTAGTTCTGAATTCCATTCCCAGCCTGTGCCTCTTTCAGtacttttttccctctgaatttCTCACTCCAAACTCTCCCTGCTGACAGCAATGTCCATGGATTGGCACCAATGTCTCTATGAGAATGGTGCAGTGAGGACCTCAAAGGTGCTCTGTATGTATTCAGCTACCCCAGACAGTGAGCTTGAGTTTCTACTCATATTCTGCCACTTCATTTCATCACTTACAGTTTGGTCTTTGATGTCTGTGAGCTGGTGAATAGTCTCTTCAATTTTCTGTTGAGCAGCTTTTTGCTGTTGTTCAATGAACATCAGTGTGTTTCTCTCCTGTCTTTCAACATTTTCCTTCATGCAACAGAAATCTTTAGTAATCTGGCTTTTGATCTGAGATGTATATtcctgaaagacagaaaatatggAGTTCATTG
This genomic interval carries:
- the RNF135 gene encoding E3 ubiquitin-protein ligase RNF135, which codes for MAAVIELERLQRVLELHCSCCLQLFAEPVRVPGCGHSFCRGCILRYCAGRRRAACPLCRRAFEPQHLRPNRELAALLGLIPRELKETLEAQEEPEAYGAAACNDLSSAGRGRGEKEEEIQESSKQQEITAETIHLLWKDLNRTKEYTSQIKSQITKDFCCMKENVERQERNTLMFIEQQQKAAQQKIEETIHQLTDIKDQTRDLCERQMYEGSPLTINKITLDEKLNIVKSAVEDLKRKLEILLLENYAQQLPPVQSPDFYQEPSVSSSPPELVAECPEPAISSHFSQWADDVTFDPTRVHERLALTAQNRRVMVSSHPTSYQPSPKRFCISQVMCSQGFSTGCHYWEVITKDSDGWAVGVAHGMIGKRDKLGRTERSWCVEWLGPKKQLSVWHKDQETLLHKDKPLKVGVFMELEKKTVSFYSIADKEILLHTFEINTSHPLYPAFWLYTLERNGSLTISQPNRR